From one Caldithrix abyssi DSM 13497 genomic stretch:
- a CDS encoding VWA domain-containing protein yields the protein MPELIQFNIPFIVVLLTAAAAFAVSYFFYRKTNPPIPEYARWVLLMLRALVFFLLFLIFFTPAVKLIFVKEKAEKIAVFFDNSRSMNVKDGDKMRWESVEKVAQALVSKKPASEIKWFTFNASVQPLSHPDSLKPSEGATNFQAVFNAIRKQKPDRAIIVSDGVVTEGRIPSLTRKIGSQVFTVVVGRAQSQTDVFISEVKSPASVYRNEEVKADIVIGAEHLKKAVSLILTVKMDNKLLAQKRITLTPGNGRYSVPLSYKLDKLGLHHLTFEIERVKGEANTANNRFHVVQEVLKSRKNVGLFTAYPNYDLKFLKLAIEKFPRFKTFTFVENNRGKFIVKDAFQNLDSMDVWIFVDFPGKNTSGILIDQLRKSWETTRQNVLLMPGGQFSNSRFRKIFGQFLRFNFSPLSAARELTPITVNSPGAATFLNLFEESARNQQFWSMVPPLQSFYPNLQTGPKDVLLIQSILRGRAVPLIFLSETKLKAVVINGLGLWRWHFLLQPDERLAAGYTVFIEKIVGWLSKRTPFKPVLLKVDRKRGNIGQKFQLEIQLVDSRGQSIQDGTAALMVKGEDQSFNLPVQKDQAGHFSAEFIPVREGNYKIIARGFQQNEFWGSDSTSLIIIPVNKELIQLKPDTLFLKKLALINNGRMIPADSLNAVQQIVSGKQQYVRQKKEVELWYKLGLLILILTLITLEWSLRKKWNLI from the coding sequence ATGCCTGAACTAATCCAATTTAATATTCCTTTTATTGTTGTGCTGCTTACAGCTGCGGCGGCTTTTGCCGTCAGCTATTTTTTTTACAGAAAAACCAATCCGCCCATCCCCGAATATGCGCGGTGGGTTTTGCTCATGCTGCGCGCCCTGGTCTTCTTTTTACTCTTTTTAATCTTTTTTACGCCGGCGGTCAAATTGATTTTTGTGAAGGAAAAAGCTGAAAAAATCGCCGTTTTTTTTGACAATTCGCGCTCCATGAACGTAAAAGACGGCGATAAGATGCGATGGGAAAGCGTTGAAAAGGTGGCGCAGGCCCTGGTCAGTAAAAAACCAGCCAGTGAGATCAAATGGTTTACTTTCAATGCCAGCGTCCAACCGCTCAGCCATCCAGACAGCCTTAAACCATCGGAAGGGGCCACCAACTTTCAGGCAGTGTTCAATGCCATACGAAAGCAGAAACCGGACAGGGCCATCATCGTTAGCGACGGCGTGGTTACCGAAGGACGTATCCCCTCGCTAACACGTAAAATAGGCAGCCAGGTGTTTACCGTGGTCGTGGGCAGGGCGCAAAGCCAGACGGATGTTTTTATCAGCGAGGTTAAAAGTCCTGCATCCGTTTACCGAAACGAAGAGGTTAAGGCAGATATCGTCATCGGAGCGGAACATTTAAAGAAGGCTGTTTCGCTTATTTTAACAGTCAAAATGGATAATAAATTGCTCGCTCAAAAAAGAATTACGTTAACTCCGGGTAACGGTAGGTATAGCGTTCCGCTTAGCTACAAATTAGATAAACTTGGGCTACATCATTTAACCTTTGAAATTGAGCGGGTAAAAGGGGAGGCAAACACCGCCAACAACCGTTTTCATGTTGTACAGGAAGTCCTTAAATCGCGTAAAAATGTCGGGCTTTTTACGGCTTATCCCAACTATGATCTGAAATTCCTGAAATTAGCCATTGAAAAATTTCCGCGCTTTAAAACATTTACCTTTGTGGAAAACAATCGCGGGAAATTTATTGTTAAAGATGCCTTTCAGAATCTGGACAGCATGGATGTATGGATATTTGTCGATTTTCCCGGCAAAAATACGTCCGGAATTTTGATCGATCAATTAAGAAAGAGCTGGGAAACAACGCGTCAGAATGTCCTGCTTATGCCGGGCGGCCAGTTTTCAAATTCAAGATTTCGAAAAATTTTCGGTCAATTTTTAAGGTTTAATTTTTCTCCATTATCGGCGGCAAGGGAGTTAACGCCGATTACCGTGAATTCTCCCGGGGCGGCAACTTTTTTGAATTTGTTTGAAGAGAGCGCCCGCAATCAACAATTCTGGAGCATGGTACCTCCCCTCCAAAGTTTTTATCCCAACCTGCAAACAGGGCCTAAAGATGTGCTTTTGATCCAGTCCATTTTAAGAGGACGCGCCGTTCCGCTCATTTTTTTATCCGAAACAAAGTTAAAAGCAGTCGTAATCAATGGCCTGGGCTTGTGGCGCTGGCACTTTTTGTTGCAGCCCGACGAGAGGCTGGCTGCCGGATATACCGTTTTTATTGAAAAAATAGTCGGCTGGTTAAGTAAACGGACGCCGTTTAAACCGGTGCTTTTAAAAGTGGATCGAAAAAGAGGAAACATCGGTCAGAAATTTCAACTTGAAATACAGTTGGTAGATAGTCGCGGGCAAAGCATTCAGGATGGAACTGCGGCGCTAATGGTGAAAGGTGAAGATCAATCGTTTAATCTGCCCGTGCAAAAAGACCAGGCCGGTCATTTCAGCGCCGAGTTTATTCCTGTGCGCGAAGGCAATTACAAAATTATAGCCCGCGGTTTTCAACAAAATGAATTCTGGGGCAGCGATTCCACCAGCCTCATCATCATTCCCGTCAATAAAGAGTTGATTCAATTGAAACCGGATACGCTCTTTTTAAAGAAGTTAGCCTTAATTAACAACGGACGAATGATTCCGGCCGATTCTCTTAACGCAGTTCAACAGATTGTCAGCGGAAAACAGCAGTACGTCCGTCAAAAAAAAGAAGTGGAACTGTGGTACAAACTGGGGCTGTTGATTTTGATTCTTACTTTAATCACCCTGGAATGGAGTTTACGCAAAAAGTGGAACCTAATTTAA
- the tsaD gene encoding tRNA (adenosine(37)-N6)-threonylcarbamoyltransferase complex transferase subunit TsaD, which translates to MKILGVETSCDETSAAVIDGNQVLANVISSQEIHNQFGGVVPELASRAHIRLIIPIVEKALEQADLTLDGIDGFAVTYGPGLVGALLVGLNFVKGLALATGKPFIGVNHMEGHIYGNILSQEQIQFPIVFLIVSGGHTQLVLMEDHLKYRIIGQTRDDAVGEAFDKGAKLLGLGYPGGPLIDRLAREGDDSYYRFPRAMLKDNPFDFSYSGLKTALLVFLQKLSEKEKEEHLKDICASYQKAAVEPLIIKTINAAKEFGARQVAIAGGVAANSLLRTWLKQACDENGFAFYLPEFAYCTDNAAMIARAGLEYLRRGQKSPLTLNAYPALKLAGKIGATQ; encoded by the coding sequence ATGAAGATATTAGGCGTTGAAACTTCATGCGATGAAACCTCCGCGGCCGTTATTGACGGAAATCAAGTTTTAGCCAACGTAATTTCATCGCAGGAAATCCACAATCAGTTTGGCGGCGTGGTGCCCGAACTGGCGTCGCGAGCGCACATTCGCCTGATCATTCCCATTGTAGAAAAGGCTTTGGAGCAGGCCGACCTGACGCTGGATGGGATTGACGGATTTGCGGTTACCTACGGGCCCGGCCTGGTCGGCGCTTTATTGGTGGGCCTTAATTTTGTGAAAGGACTTGCGCTGGCAACGGGCAAACCGTTTATTGGCGTCAATCACATGGAAGGACATATTTACGGCAATATTCTCTCGCAGGAGCAAATTCAATTTCCCATCGTCTTTTTAATTGTTTCCGGCGGACATACGCAGCTAGTTTTAATGGAAGATCATTTAAAATACAGGATAATCGGCCAGACGCGCGATGATGCCGTTGGCGAAGCGTTTGATAAAGGCGCTAAATTACTCGGTTTGGGCTACCCGGGCGGGCCTTTAATTGACAGGCTGGCCAGAGAAGGCGATGATAGCTATTACCGTTTTCCCAGAGCCATGCTCAAAGATAATCCGTTTGACTTCAGTTACTCCGGTTTAAAAACAGCCTTATTGGTTTTTTTGCAAAAATTGTCAGAAAAGGAAAAAGAAGAACATTTAAAAGATATTTGCGCTTCGTATCAAAAAGCGGCGGTTGAACCGCTGATTATTAAAACCATTAACGCCGCAAAAGAATTTGGCGCCAGACAGGTGGCCATTGCAGGGGGCGTGGCCGCTAACTCTTTGTTGCGCACCTGGCTTAAACAGGCCTGCGACGAGAATGGCTTTGCCTTTTACCTGCCGGAATTTGCCTACTGCACCGATAACGCCGCCATGATTGCCCGCGCCGGCCTGGAATATTTGCGTCGGGGACAAAAATCGCCGTTAACCTTAAATGCTTATCCGGCATTAAAACTGGCCGGCAAAATAGGAGCGACGCAATAA
- a CDS encoding YbbR-like domain-containing protein — MKLLGKDLKHSDYRALLGSFFLALLLWAAVTTNKVYTIRVNLPFEITRLAEGYVLSEQPPRTISLKLRGKGRALLALYFYKPIIRLELPSVDHSMEIDLNEYQNQFYVGQELGITIEGVLEPKKLALKVDRYREVFKPVQIKYRIKPMPGYSLTGVEPETDSVMVMGPANLVNEIEKIESETITVENVRYPFSERLHLFSPYPEIVEIAPRQISVKFVIEQIVERQLYNIPIQIIGAPKDIEPLPIPPVVSVRVKGSEGRIKDIEPGQITAIFNYDEDYRIGRNHYVPKIELPEGVSVVQVSPKSFRLMLKKKDHNQ; from the coding sequence ATGAAGTTACTCGGTAAGGATTTAAAACATTCTGATTATCGGGCGTTACTGGGCTCCTTTTTTCTGGCGCTTCTGCTCTGGGCTGCGGTAACAACGAATAAGGTGTACACCATTCGTGTTAACCTTCCGTTTGAGATTACGCGTCTGGCGGAGGGATATGTGTTAAGCGAACAGCCGCCTCGCACCATTAGCCTGAAGCTGCGTGGAAAAGGCCGCGCCTTGCTGGCCCTGTATTTTTACAAACCAATTATCCGGCTGGAGCTGCCTTCGGTTGATCATTCGATGGAAATTGATTTAAACGAATATCAAAATCAATTTTATGTGGGACAGGAGCTGGGCATTACCATAGAAGGCGTACTGGAGCCTAAAAAACTGGCTTTAAAGGTCGATCGATATCGAGAAGTGTTTAAGCCTGTTCAGATAAAATACCGTATTAAACCCATGCCGGGCTACAGTTTAACCGGAGTAGAGCCTGAAACCGATTCGGTGATGGTCATGGGGCCGGCCAATCTGGTTAATGAGATTGAAAAGATCGAAAGCGAAACGATAACGGTGGAAAATGTTCGTTATCCGTTTAGCGAAAGGCTGCATCTTTTTTCCCCGTATCCGGAGATCGTTGAGATTGCGCCGCGGCAAATTTCCGTAAAATTTGTGATTGAACAAATTGTTGAACGGCAATTGTACAACATTCCGATTCAAATTATCGGGGCTCCTAAAGATATTGAACCGCTTCCCATTCCGCCGGTGGTTTCGGTGCGCGTTAAGGGCAGCGAAGGCCGGATAAAGGACATTGAACCGGGGCAAATCACTGCTATTTTTAATTACGATGAAGACTATCGGATTGGCCGTAATCACTATGTGCCGAAAATCGAACTACCCGAAGGCGTTTCGGTGGTTCAGGTTAGCCCTAAATCATTTCGTTTAATGTTAAAAAAGAAGGATCATAATCAATGA
- a CDS encoding SAM hydrolase/SAM-dependent halogenase family protein: MIITFMTDFGTKDGYVGSVKGVLLKEAPDALIVDVTHEIPPFNIPQAAYCLLNYYNSFPDRTVHLVVVDPGVGSERKPLIIQTMNYHFVGPDNGVFDFVLKKEAYRAFEILPELVNPEGYSSTFHGRDIFAPAAALLAKGVKPEEIGAPLDRVIINDKKELACQGNICKIPIVSVDHFGNIIFALSREDLKHWKKSIKLVNFKTFSSQTILEYYAQQEPGKPLALWNSQNMLEIALTQGRAADFFNVNPEKDRAVIELTDVS, translated from the coding sequence ATGATCATAACCTTTATGACTGATTTTGGCACCAAAGACGGTTATGTGGGCAGCGTCAAAGGCGTTTTGCTGAAAGAGGCGCCAGATGCGCTGATTGTGGACGTTACGCATGAGATACCGCCTTTTAATATTCCTCAGGCCGCCTATTGCCTGCTCAATTATTACAATTCTTTTCCTGACCGAACCGTTCATCTGGTGGTGGTGGATCCCGGCGTTGGCAGTGAACGAAAACCATTGATCATTCAGACCATGAATTATCATTTTGTAGGGCCGGATAACGGCGTTTTCGATTTTGTATTAAAAAAGGAAGCCTACCGGGCGTTTGAAATTTTGCCGGAACTGGTCAATCCCGAAGGTTACAGCAGCACCTTTCATGGCCGCGATATTTTTGCCCCGGCGGCCGCCCTGCTGGCAAAAGGCGTTAAACCGGAAGAAATTGGCGCCCCGTTGGATCGGGTGATCATCAATGATAAAAAAGAGTTAGCCTGCCAGGGAAATATCTGTAAAATTCCGATTGTTTCCGTCGATCATTTTGGAAACATCATTTTTGCTCTTTCCAGAGAAGATTTAAAACATTGGAAAAAAAGCATAAAATTGGTAAATTTCAAAACTTTCAGCAGTCAAACGATTCTGGAATATTACGCGCAGCAAGAGCCCGGCAAACCGCTGGCGTTGTGGAACAGTCAAAACATGCTGGAAATTGCGCTTACACAGGGAAGGGCTGCCGATTTTTTTAACGTTAATCCTGAGAAGGATCGGGCCGTAATCGAATTAACCGACGTCTCATAA
- the mutM gene encoding DNA-formamidopyrimidine glycosylase — protein MPELPEVETVVRELRPLIVGKTIDRVEAIWQKTFVDQAGLSLSGQIIQKIDRRGKFIILVLNRSYLIVHLRMTGRLSLSNGQGDLSDLPHLRCLIQFKDGSRLLFEDMRKFGRIYHVKEVEEVLKNVGIDALDTHLTFEHFYDYLKNRKMGVKAFLMSQKWIAGLGNIYTDESLFLAKIHPEQTCDQISPGQGRKLFTAVQEILHRAVENMGSTISDYRDAYGNPGRNQLYFKVYRRAGKPCFACGALIEKKKVAGRGTHFCPQCQKLRGSK, from the coding sequence ATGCCGGAATTACCAGAGGTAGAAACTGTCGTCAGAGAGCTGAGACCGCTTATTGTGGGCAAGACCATTGACAGGGTGGAAGCAATCTGGCAAAAAACATTTGTCGATCAGGCAGGCCTTTCGTTGTCCGGGCAGATCATTCAAAAAATTGATCGGCGCGGCAAATTTATCATTCTTGTATTAAATCGCAGTTACCTCATTGTTCATTTGCGAATGACGGGCCGCCTTTCATTAAGTAACGGCCAGGGCGATTTAAGCGATCTTCCGCACCTTCGTTGCCTGATCCAGTTTAAGGATGGCAGCCGTCTGTTGTTCGAAGACATGCGCAAATTCGGAAGAATTTATCATGTTAAGGAAGTTGAAGAGGTTTTGAAGAATGTGGGTATTGACGCCCTGGATACGCATTTGACTTTTGAACATTTTTACGATTACCTGAAAAACAGAAAAATGGGCGTTAAGGCCTTTTTGATGTCGCAAAAATGGATTGCCGGTCTGGGCAATATTTACACCGATGAGAGCCTGTTTCTGGCTAAAATCCATCCAGAGCAGACCTGCGACCAGATCAGCCCTGGCCAGGGGCGGAAACTGTTTACAGCGGTGCAGGAAATTTTACACAGAGCCGTTGAAAATATGGGCAGCACCATTTCCGATTATCGGGATGCGTATGGGAATCCGGGCAGAAATCAGTTGTATTTTAAAGTTTACAGGCGAGCCGGAAAGCCCTGCTTTGCATGCGGCGCTTTGATTGAAAAGAAAAAAGTGGCGGGCAGAGGCACCCATTTTTGTCCGCAGTGTCAAAAATTGAGGGGGAGTAAATGA
- a CDS encoding polysaccharide deacetylase family protein has protein sequence MARAKQPCKNHPDRLTARRCYHCHAPVCSECISKLERHYFCGRWCFVKWKAGQFFLRVKKIPNLQIYLLASLILLTNLFLFFYFNHKLDSLKKITRQQPPTSKSVTQRDSAWFYVDSTFRPIDGKFGLSLRVSDGLSVSVWRDGKLMRFASGQGGKIQIQDIPLLFGDNKFVIWAHQADGATHLVDSLNIFYRSARLEFLARPFIQGAIDSRMVALTFDAGSSDRGAQEILKILRDKGLRCTMFITGRFLEKFPQVVMQMVKDGHEVGNHTYSHPHLTTYEQNRLHHNGAHVGREFVISQLLKVDSLFMALTGRRLAPYWRAPFGEYNRQILRWAAEAGFKQIAWSPKCDALDWVEDSTQTLYRSSTQILEHFLQLEKNSGLNGKIILMHLGTDRKNDFPYLALPALIDSLRSRGYRFATISELINQRASQ, from the coding sequence ATGGCACGCGCAAAACAACCCTGCAAAAATCATCCGGATCGTTTAACCGCACGGCGGTGTTACCATTGCCATGCGCCCGTTTGTTCCGAGTGTATTTCGAAGCTGGAACGCCACTATTTTTGCGGACGATGGTGTTTTGTGAAGTGGAAGGCCGGTCAATTTTTTTTGCGGGTAAAAAAAATACCGAATTTGCAGATTTACCTCCTGGCGTCGCTCATTCTGCTTACCAATCTTTTTTTATTTTTCTATTTTAACCACAAACTGGATTCCCTGAAAAAAATTACTCGGCAACAACCGCCAACATCTAAATCTGTTACACAGAGAGATTCCGCCTGGTTTTATGTGGATTCGACCTTTCGTCCCATCGACGGTAAGTTTGGACTTTCGCTGCGCGTGTCAGATGGGCTTAGCGTTTCGGTATGGCGCGACGGAAAATTAATGCGTTTTGCCAGCGGGCAAGGCGGCAAGATTCAAATCCAGGATATTCCGCTTCTTTTTGGCGATAACAAATTTGTCATCTGGGCGCATCAGGCCGATGGCGCCACGCATCTGGTGGATTCTCTGAACATTTTTTACCGTTCGGCGCGGCTGGAATTTTTAGCCCGTCCGTTTATTCAGGGCGCCATCGATTCCCGCATGGTGGCCCTGACCTTTGACGCGGGCTCTTCCGATCGAGGGGCGCAAGAAATCCTGAAAATTTTACGCGATAAAGGCCTGCGCTGCACCATGTTTATCACCGGTAGATTTCTGGAAAAATTTCCGCAGGTGGTGATGCAAATGGTCAAAGACGGGCACGAAGTGGGCAACCACACGTACAGTCATCCCCATTTAACCACTTACGAACAGAATCGTCTTCACCACAACGGCGCTCATGTCGGCAGAGAATTTGTCATTTCGCAATTGTTGAAAGTGGACAGCCTGTTTATGGCTTTAACCGGCCGACGTCTGGCCCCCTACTGGCGGGCGCCGTTTGGAGAATACAACCGGCAGATACTGCGCTGGGCGGCCGAGGCCGGCTTCAAACAGATCGCCTGGTCGCCAAAATGCGACGCGCTGGATTGGGTGGAAGACAGCACTCAAACCCTGTACCGCAGCAGCACTCAAATTTTAGAACATTTTTTACAACTGGAGAAAAATTCCGGCCTTAACGGAAAAATCATCCTCATGCATCTGGGCACAGACCGCAAAAACGATTTCCCTTATTTAGCGCTTCCTGCGTTGATCGATTCTTTAAGAAGCCGGGGATACCGATTTGCCACCATCAGCGAACTGATCAATCAACGGGCGTCGCAATAG
- the rfbB gene encoding dTDP-glucose 4,6-dehydratase: MQSILVTGGAGFIGSNFVRYMLNKYPDYRIIVLDALTYAGNRENLADLEKDPRYLFYHGSIGDEKVVDNLMSNVDAVVNFAAETHVDRSIHEAGAFIDTDIRGTFVLLEAAKKYGIERFLHISTDEVYGSIENGSFKETDPLMPNSPYSASKAGGDLLVRSYFKTYDLPVLITRSSNNYGPYQYPEKLIPLFVTNAIDDQPLPLYGDGKNVRDWIYVEDNCAGIDVVLHRGKIGEIYNIGAGNERENIYITHFILDYLGKPKSLIKPVKDRPGHDRRYSVDTSKIRALGWEPKWSLEEGLKHTIDWYVENETWWRHIKEKQEEYKRFYEKHYASKDE; encoded by the coding sequence ATGCAGTCCATTCTGGTAACCGGTGGAGCAGGATTCATAGGCTCTAATTTTGTGCGTTATATGCTGAACAAATATCCCGATTATCGGATCATTGTACTCGACGCCCTGACTTACGCCGGTAATCGCGAAAATCTGGCCGATCTGGAAAAAGATCCCCGCTATTTATTTTACCATGGCAGCATTGGCGATGAAAAAGTAGTCGATAATTTGATGAGTAATGTGGACGCCGTGGTCAATTTTGCCGCGGAAACTCATGTGGATCGCTCCATTCATGAGGCCGGCGCTTTTATTGATACCGATATTCGCGGTACCTTTGTACTGCTGGAAGCCGCCAAAAAGTACGGCATTGAACGATTTTTACACATCTCGACCGACGAGGTGTACGGATCCATTGAAAACGGTTCATTTAAAGAGACAGACCCTTTAATGCCCAACAGTCCCTATTCGGCCAGTAAAGCCGGCGGAGACTTGCTGGTGCGTTCGTATTTTAAGACCTATGATTTGCCGGTTTTGATTACGCGTAGTTCCAACAACTACGGGCCTTACCAGTATCCGGAAAAGCTCATTCCGCTGTTTGTTACCAATGCCATTGACGATCAGCCGCTGCCACTTTATGGCGACGGGAAAAATGTGCGCGATTGGATTTACGTGGAGGACAACTGCGCGGGAATCGACGTCGTTTTACACCGGGGGAAGATCGGCGAAATTTACAATATTGGCGCCGGAAATGAACGCGAGAATATCTACATCACCCATTTTATTCTGGATTATCTGGGTAAACCGAAATCGTTGATTAAGCCTGTAAAAGACCGTCCGGGACATGATCGCCGCTATTCGGTGGACACGAGTAAGATCAGGGCTCTGGGCTGGGAACCCAAATGGAGCCTGGAAGAAGGATTAAAACACACCATCGACTGGTATGTGGAGAATGAAACCTGGTGGCGTCACATTAAAGAAAAACAGGAAGAATACAAACGCTTTTACGAAAAACATTACGCCAGTAAGGATGAATAA
- a CDS encoding pyridoxal phosphate-dependent decarboxylase family protein, whose protein sequence is MMTLDEFQKFAHQLVDWMVDYYRNIEHFPVKSQVEPGEILNQLPQEAPEKAEDFSTVFEDFKQIILPGMTHWQSPNFFAYFPANASYPSLLAEMLTATLAAQCMIWETSPAATELEERVMDWLKKAMGLPPQWEGVIQDTASTSTLVALLTARERYSEFSANERGMAPFAPLRVYCSTETHSSIEKAVMLGGFGKENLVKVAVDEQLRLDPSALEKAIERDLKAGKKPLAVVATLGTTGTTAIDPLKPIAAICARYALWLHVDAAFAGTALLLPEYRWMIEGVEQVDSFVFNPHKWMFTHFDCSAYYVKDRQALLRTMSVLPEYLKTSTRGRVKEYRDWGIQLGRRFRALKLWFVLRSFGLEGIRQILRNHLQWAAGLEEEIKGQNDFEMMAPRTLNLVCFRYHPPAVSDEQKLDEINQALLQRLNASGRLFLTHTRVQGKYTLRMVTGQTYLQKKHVQQAWQFIKQTAREMTL, encoded by the coding sequence ATGATGACTTTAGACGAGTTTCAGAAATTTGCACACCAACTGGTCGATTGGATGGTGGATTATTATCGAAATATCGAACATTTTCCGGTTAAATCACAGGTTGAGCCCGGAGAGATATTGAACCAGCTGCCGCAGGAGGCGCCGGAAAAGGCCGAAGATTTTTCAACCGTTTTTGAAGATTTCAAACAGATCATTTTACCGGGCATGACGCACTGGCAAAGTCCGAACTTTTTCGCCTATTTTCCAGCCAATGCCAGCTATCCGTCGCTGCTGGCAGAGATGCTTACCGCCACTCTGGCAGCGCAGTGCATGATATGGGAAACCTCTCCGGCGGCTACCGAACTGGAAGAACGCGTCATGGACTGGCTTAAGAAGGCCATGGGGCTTCCGCCGCAGTGGGAGGGTGTAATCCAGGACACGGCTTCCACTTCAACTCTGGTCGCCCTGCTCACGGCTCGTGAAAGGTATTCTGAGTTTAGCGCCAACGAACGGGGGATGGCTCCCTTTGCTCCATTGCGCGTTTACTGCTCCACAGAAACCCATTCTTCCATTGAAAAGGCTGTTATGCTGGGCGGCTTTGGAAAGGAAAATCTGGTAAAGGTGGCGGTTGACGAACAATTACGCCTGGATCCTTCCGCTCTGGAGAAGGCCATTGAACGGGATCTGAAGGCGGGGAAGAAGCCACTGGCCGTTGTGGCCACACTGGGAACCACCGGCACTACAGCCATCGATCCTTTAAAGCCCATTGCCGCCATTTGCGCCAGATATGCCCTGTGGCTGCATGTGGACGCTGCCTTTGCCGGAACGGCCTTGCTTTTGCCAGAATACCGCTGGATGATTGAGGGCGTAGAACAGGTCGATAGCTTTGTGTTCAATCCCCATAAATGGATGTTCACCCATTTTGATTGCTCGGCCTACTACGTTAAAGATCGCCAGGCATTACTGCGCACCATGTCTGTTTTGCCCGAATATCTAAAGACCAGTACGCGGGGCAGAGTAAAGGAATACCGCGACTGGGGCATTCAACTGGGCAGGAGATTCAGGGCGTTAAAATTGTGGTTTGTTTTGCGCAGTTTTGGTCTGGAGGGCATCCGGCAAATCCTGCGTAATCACCTGCAATGGGCCGCCGGGCTGGAAGAGGAAATCAAAGGGCAAAACGATTTTGAAATGATGGCGCCGCGCACGTTGAATCTGGTCTGCTTCCGCTATCATCCGCCTGCGGTAAGCGATGAACAAAAACTGGATGAAATCAATCAGGCTCTTTTGCAAAGATTAAACGCTTCGGGCAGGCTGTTTTTGACGCACACGCGCGTGCAAGGCAAATACACCTTGCGCATGGTAACCGGCCAGACCTATTTGCAGAAAAAACATGTGCAGCAGGCCTGGCAGTTCATTAAGCAGACTGCGCGCGAAATGACTTTGTAA
- a CDS encoding transglutaminase-like domain-containing protein, which yields MKTTKVYFVFILFLIGWSCNNDPLNRVPVAYLPAVQQALQRAGENQRALLEFLKACKGQEMEGAAFLLAYMPQRDLQSLSPEFLIENIKYAYQARKVAPWGDRLPDSIFFNYVLPYASIHERRDDWRKQFYERFLSLVKNASSPGEAAVILNEKIWDMLDVHYSTKRPKADQSPFESIEAGMASCTGLSILLVDACRAVSVPARFVSAPMWYDDSGNHSWVEIWDNGWHFIGAGEPGPLDETWFVDIAGHANKRDWKYRIYAVSYKKTALQFPDFFAPAVDYLYAIDVTDRYSRTPSQLQGQNVALRIKVLDRKSGQRLALPVRLFSGKTLIASGRSRGERSDLNDVLTFKAPPGAVLTVEVINNGKKITRQLKTGSEKIQQVILEVD from the coding sequence ATGAAAACCACGAAAGTGTATTTTGTTTTTATCCTTTTTTTGATTGGCTGGTCTTGCAACAACGATCCATTGAATCGTGTGCCGGTAGCGTATCTTCCGGCGGTGCAACAGGCGCTGCAACGGGCCGGAGAAAATCAACGCGCCCTGCTGGAATTTTTAAAGGCCTGTAAAGGCCAGGAAATGGAAGGCGCGGCCTTTTTACTGGCTTACATGCCTCAAAGGGATCTGCAATCATTAAGTCCGGAATTTTTGATTGAGAATATTAAATACGCCTATCAGGCGCGTAAGGTGGCGCCGTGGGGGGATCGGCTGCCGGATTCCATATTTTTTAATTATGTTTTGCCTTATGCCAGTATCCATGAGCGGCGCGACGACTGGCGTAAACAATTTTACGAGAGATTTCTTTCTCTGGTGAAAAACGCAAGCTCGCCGGGCGAGGCGGCCGTTATTTTAAATGAAAAAATCTGGGATATGCTCGACGTCCATTATTCCACCAAAAGACCCAAAGCCGATCAAAGTCCTTTTGAATCCATCGAAGCCGGTATGGCCAGTTGCACCGGACTTTCCATTTTGCTTGTTGACGCCTGTCGGGCGGTGTCTGTTCCTGCGCGCTTCGTCAGTGCGCCCATGTGGTACGATGACAGCGGCAATCACTCCTGGGTAGAAATATGGGACAACGGCTGGCATTTTATCGGCGCCGGCGAACCGGGCCCCCTGGATGAAACGTGGTTCGTAGATATTGCCGGCCATGCCAATAAGCGCGACTGGAAATACCGCATTTACGCTGTGTCGTACAAAAAAACGGCGCTTCAATTTCCGGATTTTTTTGCCCCCGCCGTTGATTATCTTTACGCCATTGATGTAACCGATCGCTATTCGCGGACACCATCGCAACTCCAGGGCCAAAACGTTGCATTGCGCATTAAAGTGCTCGACCGAAAAAGCGGACAACGGCTGGCCCTGCCCGTTCGCTTATTTTCCGGAAAAACGCTCATTGCCAGCGGACGCTCCAGGGGCGAACGCAGCGATCTGAATGATGTGTTGACATTTAAAGCGCCGCCCGGCGCGGTATTGACGGTAGAAGTCATTAATAATGGTAAAAAAATTACGCGACAGCTTAAAACAGGCTCTGAAAAAATCCAGCAGGTGATTTTGGAAGTGGATTGA